The DNA sequence AAGAGATTACAAGCTATAGTTTCACAAATATTATTTGGAAAGGATTGGTACCTCTAAAAATAGAGCTTTTTGGATGGTTTGTTCTAGTTGGTCGGGTAAATACTAAAGAGAGGTTAAGTAGATTGGGTGTCATCTAGCACATTGACAATATTTGTGTCGTGTGTAAAAAGGAGTTGGAATCTGTTCATCATCTGTTTCTTTTTTATGAGTTTACTTGGCAGGTGTGGTTGAGGGGCTTTTATAGAGATTGGGCAGTCCCAAAAATTATTAAAGGTCTGTTTGAGAGTTGAACTAGCATACCTAatagaaaagaggagaagaaaaggtGGCTGACTGAATTTTTTGTAGTGATTTGGAATATCTGGATGGAACGCAATGACAGAATTTTCAACAATAGAAAAATAGGTGTTGAGGTCATTTAAAGCAGAATGTTTCTGAGTTACAAGGAGTGGACTGATATTAATCTTTTTAGTTGTTGATGACTATGCCGGAGATAACAGGAGATTAACTACTTTAGTGTTtggttttgtttttttgtttttatggtTGTTTAATATGCCTGTTTAttgtttttttgtttaataTCTGTGACTCCACTTTATTGTGTTgagttttttttgttaaaaaaaaaaataggaaagTGGCGTGTGCTTGGTAAGCATAGCGTGTTGACGAGTGGCAGTGGGCAAAATGCAGTGACAAAGCGACAGAAGAAACGTTACGTTGTTATATTAAGACTTAATAAGTTTAAGATGGGATTTAATCTCTCATGTAAAGTTGGAAATAATAACAGAAAGACAGTGCAGTAAGGATCAGAAGAGGTCTTCTTCGCTGCTGCAGCATCACATCATAATTCACAAGTCACCACCGCCCGAACCCGAACCCGAACCCGAACCCGAACCCGGGGACCTCTCTTTGTAGTTTCTATTTCCTTCTTGGTTTCCTATTACATTATAGCTGCGTCACAAGCTACTTCCCTCTGTAACTAACTACACACATATTACTGCTCTTAATTTCTTGGTTCCAAACTAGTCGCTCTATCTAATTCAAGATCTGAAATCCACTCTTATGGATACTCGTAAAGAGGTttgcctctctctctctctctccccccgAGATTTGCATGAACTACGTATATACTGTGTTCACTTGAAACTGATTTTTCTCTCTGCATATATGCATATGGAATCTGCTGATTATATAGCAGGAGTTTCTTTTCTTTCGTGCTTCGTTTATTCATGAAACAAAGTATTACATGAACGAGAACCAGAAGGAACagacttctttttctttttcttctcctaaTTTACAAATTCATGAATATATTGTTTTTTAAAAGCTTAATATCAATCATTATTTCAGAGAAAATTGTTATTTGTTAGCTAGGTAATACCAGAAacaagatttttttaattttttgaaaaaaaaaaagattaattaCCTAAGGCATCGTAATTCTGTATTCTTTGTTGCTTTCTGCTGTTTatttttcaagattttttttagaatatttgGTTGACCTCTTTAAACCGTTGGTAAAGGTGGACAGGAGTTCGATTACTATAGAATTTCATATTTCCTTTCCAGCTCAGAGtaataataaatcaattttgTTCTGTTTCTTCAAACTGTGGAATGACGATATCGGTGTTTTAGCCGTACaagtaatgaaaaaaaaaaaaaaagaagaaacagtCAAATTTGTCGCTAGGATTCGTTCTTCTCCCGCAATTTATGACGACGATATTTGTATTGTTCTTAGTTGATTGAAATTTGACTGTGCAAGCTAAATAACTAGAACCTTGCTGTTAAAACCTCTAACATATTATTAAATATCATTGTGATTTTGACTAAGATGGTTGTGATTTGTGAATGTAGAAAAATGCGGCATGGATATCAGTGCCGCAGTTTGGGGACTGGGATCAGAAGGGGCAAGTTCCCGATTACTCACTAGATTTCTCAAAGATCAGAGAAACTAGGAAGCAGAACAAGACTAACATTTCAAGGGCAAGTCTTGGTAACGAAGACGAGTTCATTAACCCAAACACCACCACTGCCACTTTAGAAAACACTACTGGCCATAGCCACAACGAGCATCAGCACCCTCACTACCATCAAAACAGTTCTCACTCTCCAACTGTAAGATTCTTCCCCATCTTAATCTCTTAATCCTTAAACTATTTCTGAATTTGTAGCTATGGCAAGTGTAGATGAAATTATTATTAGATATTGTTAAAAATTGATGGTTACAttacatatatacataaattagcttgttaagtttattttatattctgaGAGGAAGGATTATACTTTGGATATATCCTGATGAAGgtaattaattttctaattaaGTTAACCATGATAAGAATAAGCCAGTTTTCTATTTGGATTTTAATACACGTTTGGTTGATACATGAGTTGACATTGGTGTCTTTACCGAAAtacatgaatttatatttttcCTTTATTGAAAAATCAAATTGATGTTTTCTAAGCTCCTTTTATTGCTTACTGTGTAAGTATGAACCTAGCGGTACCTCCAATCATCATTACTGATTTATATTTGGAACTGGTATTGGTAGATACagtatatcataaaaaaaatgcttTACGACGGAATCAggtaattgattgaattcaaatAAGGCAACTACTCCCAtgaagatgtcaaaaacatctTTTCATGATGATCCTTATTTAAAAAGTGTAACTTATTTGTTTAGTAACACTTTGAATAAAGGTAACATTTTTACTTCAAATAAAAATCAAGCCCTACAATCTATCATCCAATGgccaaaataaaatatcttcacATGATGACAATCATAAAATCTTCATTGGAGTAGCCACCTTCAAATAATGAACACAAATGACAAACAGGGCGGAAAGTAGTGAATAATAATGTGGTGAAGAGAAATATCTTTCCAGCCAATGAAAGCAgagtttatattatttatgttattAAATGAAGGGAGTATTACGTGGGACCCATAATTATGTGTTATGATAGATGTGTAAAGTGAAGGATGTATATAAATTAGGAAACATTTCAAGTGTACCAGGGAGTACCGGTGTACTAGTTGTTTTAAcagttgattttaattaatatatattatatatatttatattatatatattttttataattcagatcaacggttaaaacaactggtACATCGATACTCCCGGTGTATTTGAAATGCTTcctataaattatatatagatgTAGATGTAGGATACCTAAGCATCGCGCGATTCGAGTTGCTGCACATGCAGTGAATGTTTGGGGCAGTTTTCATGGGTAAGAGTccattaaattatataaaatgtATACTGTGATGGATTGATCATTTATAAAATGTCTTTGGCGGATGTGTTAAATGATCTGTGATATATGTGTTTCTAAAGTCTTGCTTATTAAGTGCTACATAATGTAATCTCTTAacgtctttttctttttgtgacAGACAAGGAGAAGCTTCCTTAGCTACTTCAACTGTTGTGTGAAGGCTTAGCGTGTACAACCTTTGCTCCTGCTTTCTAAAGATTTTCTGAACAGGCATGGGTTATTCTTCTGCTTAGTTTGGTGATAATTATTTGGCCATTGTACttgattttagaaaaataaaatctttacTTTTCAGCCTACGGCAGTTAATATAATCAGAGATTAAGATAATAAGCATGTTTAAGATTCCCATGATGAAAAGCACAATATTAAATATGATAAACAAACTCGTATACTCTTCGAGTCTCGACCTTAACAACTTTCCTTTTAACTTGGCTCCTCAAGATTTTTCATGAGACCATAGTTTTAAAGTTCCTACCAGGAAGCCAAACAAAAAAATGCTATTAATCGTTGGAAAATTTTATCCATAAGATGGAGGATTAAAGAGGAACACATCTCAGCTGCATGTTACTGATATTTAATATTGAAGCTGTCGTATGGAAAATCTCAAACATTCAAGTGAGTGGAGCCTGAACAGTTCCATTTTCGTGGAGACAACTAAATCAATGTTAGAGGGCTTTACAACTTCAAACTCAATTTTGCAACAATTATTGATCCTAACATTGTTATTCTACCATACCACGTGAGTGTGACAAAATGTGAACCGCCCCAAAACACAAGTATACTGATTATGAATTATGATGGGCCACCATCTCCCTTGCAGGAAATCCTAGTTAACACTTAACAGGggagaaaatgaaaaagaaaagcatttttaattaattctcACCAAAGTCGGCAGCTTCAGAATGTTGTAATCACCCTATTGTAACAACTAGCCCATTTAATGTTGTAATCACCCTATTGTAACAACTAGCCCATTTACTAACTTGGGCAGTCCCAATTACTTAAGTACCTTAATTGTAACAACTAGCCCATTTAATGTTGTAATCACCCTACAACCAACACGCTCAATTGGATTTACAAGTGATATTGAAGTTTGATCTAATATGATCTTTGATCAGTTAGTAATGGAAAGTTATAATCGAGGGTTCCTTTCAACAGTTATTTTCAAGAAATGATATATTGATGAGGAAGCTCGTGCTTCTAGATAACGACAGGCAACATATTCCTGTTAGTACATAACAGCTTCAACAAGTAGATACGGATAATATCATCACGAGGAAGGAGGAATTAACATTTTATGAAAATAGTGTGTTTATAGAATCAACCTTGCATGCGCCTAGGTTTGTGTTCTTTTCTTTTAGGAAACTAAGGTGGGAGTTCAAAGAGTAGCTTGATTGTTGAGGCTAATTGGTTACAAACTATCTCCAATCCGGCTAGAAAGTAGTTGGATCCCGAGCTAAATGCTCAAATAGAAAACCTACTTTgactaaaaagtaaaaactaaCAAGAATAGTTATTCACTCAGATTCAGGAATAAAATTAGTAGAAAtgtcaatataaaaaaaaagtttagtaGAAATGttggtaaaaaaataataagaaagtagattTGTAGCGTCAAAATTACTCCTCAAAATCTTTATGCATACATCAAAGTATGATACAATGGCGCTGGCAATTTAAGTGGGCAAAAATTCAAATGATCAGATCATTAAACTAAGTATTCATATTAATATTCAAAAGCCAAGACTTCAACGGAAGCGCATTAATAATTAATCCTTGTTCATTTCTGTAAATTTGATGTATcgagtttaatatttttttatcaaccCGACGAAACACCAAAACAAATTCTTTATATCATAGTTGTCAAAATCGAATCGGTAATCAAACCAATCAAGTTACTAGTTTACTAATTTATTAGTTGAATCGACAAATCACTAGTTAAATCGATAAAACCAATCTcacgtaaataaaaaatataaaatagcaaaaacttaaaactaaaatttgaaatacataTCTTTACTAACATTTTATAAAGAATTAAgtctcaaattttaaaaataactaatataaaatttattagtactactacaataatattttaatttgacacAATAAGAATAACAATGAATTCACAAAACCTATCATCTAACTATAATATCAGTAGATTTTAACACTagtatcaaaacaaataaccttAATCACAATACTAGCATTGAACTAGATCAAGCagattaataaatttttagtgaaatatatatttatattaataatgatacataactaaaatataattaattcaaaaatagagaatataaaattgaattaaattagatatctataaaattatataattgaaTGTATACTATATAATTACTATTTGTCATACATAATAATGAAAAGCATAATGGCTGAGTGGCAAGGGGAAGAtgcttgataaaccactattttatggtttatcttatgctcaattgagtggtttttatcaaacctttgcacacttattcatactatttgcatggttttacaattccttcccagaatttgttctatgattgaaaacttgcttcctagagtctttaatttgtgtattttaatcatctcttattaccattcgatgtcttgatatgtgtgttaagtgttttcagagattacagggtaggaatggctcagaggatggaaaggaagcatgcaaaagtggaaagaatacaagaagttgaagaagttgctaagctgtccagcttGACCTCTACGCACTCAAACGATCATAACATGAGCTATagaagtccaaatgaggcggttccagttgcgttggaaagctaacatccggggcttcgatttgatatataatttgtcatagtgACCGTACAGCTAGACGACGTAAACGTGTGCTCCACGCGGACGCATCGCAGTGACAAAAATTAGCGTGTTTGATTTCATAACCACCGAAatttgggctgtttttgacctaGTTCTCGACCcaaaaaacacatattagaggctataaagtgggggaatgcgtCCATTCATAGTTGAACAACAGAGAGGACTCAtttttcacttttcataatttagatgtagtttttagagagagagagagaggctctctcctctctcttagggtttatgattaggattaggattaggatttctattaggattaggcTATGATttcttcatatcaggttcaatgttcctttactttaattccttttatgattttatttattccaatgcttttatttgtatttggtttatgttgccacattggcttatgaacttttcatgttaggattttcttaactaatataatttgaggtattttcagatatatgattttcatttagctttctacattcttggctttggttgattaattggtaactcttgagttgtcaaactcatcgtgattgataattgatgtccttgctgattgatttagattcctataactctagtctttcctcaggagttgactaggactttaggtgttaaattaatttatccacttgactgaccttcatagttagagattgacttagtgggagcaataATACAACtatcatcaccattgataaggataactaggataggacttccagttttcatacttcgccaagagtttttctttgctattgatttaattccctgcaatttatttttctcattcaaCCTTTCATaaacccaaaaatattattttctataaccaataataaatcatacttccctacaattccttgagaagacgacccaaagtttgaatacttcggttaattatttttattgggtttgcttaagtgacaaacaaaacttttgtacgaaagggttctctgttggtttagaagctatacttgcaacgcgaacttatttgtgaatttctttaccgatagaaaatccgaTCGTCAATGCTTCGAATTAGTAGTACATTTCGTCCACTGCTTCGAGGTTTTTCGTTTTGGTAGATATGTGTAATATTGGCCTCCTATTGATTTATATATACATTTTGCCCCATCAAGTagctaaaatttataaaatcaattaGATGTTAGCAATGTTGGAAGTTTATTGTAATTTAAACTTCTATTGTAGCTTAAttgtaattatttataaattattaataatttaatctCATTTGTTAATGCTAATGTTTGATGGACGCATTAGATTTAAATATAATGACACATAAAGATGGTTCTCTCTCTGCACAATATACACGACGTTTTACCATTTCTATCTAACTGAAAACACTAGAAAATATGCAATCCTGATGAACGTCTGAAAGAAAGAGAATCAGAGAGAAACCAATTTTAAAGTCCAACTCTATCATAACCAAAACTCATTATGGTAACTAATTTAGGTATGAAAATCACAATTTTTAAGTTCCTAATCAATGCTTCCACTTAAATTAAGTTTACATGTGGTATCAGAGCCAGATTTTGAAAGTATGTGATTTTCTCTGGTCTAATTATGATGTCCATAAAATAATAACATTTGTTGTAGTAACTAGTAACTAAGTGATa is a window from the Arachis stenosperma cultivar V10309 chromosome 3, arast.V10309.gnm1.PFL2, whole genome shotgun sequence genome containing:
- the LOC130966564 gene encoding uncharacterized protein LOC130966564 codes for the protein MDTRKEKNAAWISVPQFGDWDQKGQVPDYSLDFSKIRETRKQNKTNISRASLGNEDEFINPNTTTATLENTTGHSHNEHQHPHYHQNSSHSPTTRRSFLSYFNCCVKA